The following proteins come from a genomic window of Gimesia sp.:
- a CDS encoding tRNA-dihydrouridine synthase produces the protein MSLIKWSTVESPEIRIGNRTLSSRYFLSPLAGYTQHAFRVALRRLGGVGLCTTDLVLASHLLAGSRKSKALLKTSTADRPLTIQIFGGVTEELVKAARWLETAGYEAVDLNMGCPMAKINGSGGGARIMCSPEKACQMVADVVDAVSLAVTVKMRLGWDRDSITAPLLAREFEQAGVAAITIHGRTRNQGFGGSVDLEGIRQTVEAVQEIPVIGNGDVCTVEDAFRMREETGCEAVSIGRGAMMDPWIFRKIEMTLKGEQPVEEPDREEQIAFLEHHFHLMIEHYDSYGCQLIRKFAAWYGARLGIPEDLEDRLRRLESADEFQEIVTQIRERHGERESSVPTALVKTPNGPVERW, from the coding sequence ATGTCTCTAATCAAGTGGAGTACTGTCGAATCTCCCGAAATCCGGATCGGTAATCGTACCCTGAGTTCCCGCTATTTCCTCTCGCCTCTGGCGGGATATACGCAGCACGCCTTTCGTGTCGCTTTACGCCGTCTCGGAGGCGTAGGACTCTGTACGACCGATCTCGTGCTGGCTTCGCATCTGCTCGCTGGCAGCCGGAAATCAAAGGCATTGCTCAAGACGTCCACAGCTGATCGTCCCTTGACGATACAGATCTTTGGTGGTGTGACTGAGGAACTCGTCAAAGCCGCCCGCTGGCTGGAAACTGCCGGCTATGAGGCGGTTGACCTGAATATGGGCTGTCCCATGGCGAAAATCAACGGCAGCGGCGGTGGGGCACGGATCATGTGCTCCCCGGAAAAAGCCTGTCAGATGGTGGCGGACGTCGTGGATGCGGTTTCGCTGGCAGTCACCGTTAAGATGCGACTGGGCTGGGACCGGGATTCGATCACCGCGCCGTTACTCGCGAGGGAATTTGAACAGGCGGGCGTCGCTGCAATTACGATTCATGGACGGACCCGTAATCAGGGATTCGGGGGCAGTGTCGATCTGGAGGGCATCCGACAGACGGTGGAAGCGGTACAGGAGATTCCGGTGATCGGCAACGGAGATGTCTGTACGGTCGAAGATGCTTTCCGTATGCGTGAAGAAACGGGTTGTGAAGCCGTTTCAATTGGCCGGGGGGCGATGATGGATCCCTGGATCTTTCGCAAGATTGAAATGACACTTAAAGGAGAGCAGCCCGTTGAAGAACCGGACCGCGAGGAACAGATCGCGTTTCTCGAGCATCATTTCCATCTGATGATCGAGCATTATGATAGCTATGGCTGCCAGTTGATTCGGAAGTTTGCCGCCTGGTACGGTGCCCGCCTGGGAATTCCGGAAGATCTGGAAGACCGTCTGCGTCGACTGGAATCCGCGGATGAATTTCAGGAAATTGTCACCCAGATCCGTGAGCGTCATGGAGAACGCGAGTCCTCTGTTCCCACCGCTTTGGTCAAAACTCCTAACGGTCCCGTCGAGCGCTGGTAG
- a CDS encoding zinc ribbon domain-containing protein: protein MYDDWDSEYDADEYGPDDGYDEEWESETIECSNCGADVYEDAVACPICGEYLTRNTDPLSDRPSWWVMLGILGVVVTIISVFFWSRI from the coding sequence ATGTACGATGACTGGGATTCTGAATATGATGCTGACGAATATGGTCCCGATGATGGATACGATGAAGAATGGGAGTCAGAGACCATTGAGTGCAGTAATTGTGGTGCAGACGTCTATGAGGATGCTGTCGCTTGTCCGATCTGTGGTGAGTATCTGACTCGCAATACGGATCCACTGAGCGATCGCCCTTCGTGGTGGGTGATGCTGGGAATCCTGGGCGTGGTAGTAACCATTATCAGCGTTTTTTTCTGGTCTCGAATTTGA
- the hslU gene encoding ATP-dependent protease ATPase subunit HslU: MHELTPRQIVAELDKHIVGQDDAKRAVAIALRNRWRWQQLPDELRKEITPKNIVMIGPTGVGKTEITRRLAQLIDAPFIKVEATKYTEVGYYGRDVESMIRDLVDSAKNLVREKKRVELVDKAKARVEERLLDLLIPRPEWESSFRESTEEVKEEDSQERYERTRDKFRTMLLQGALEEKEVEISVEQKNSPVQVFSNMGMDQMDVDLQGMFERIMPQQSKHRKMMVKEARKVLLEQEVEGLMDKDAIAEEAVDLAERHGIVFIDEIDKICTSEEGGNRSGDVSRQGVQRDLLPIVEGTTVQTRSGSVKTDYMLFIAAGAFHRTKPSDLMPELQGRFPIRVELQELTREDFLRILTEPSSSITMQYQALLKTEGVDVKFEQDGLEALADIAFQVNQTTQNIGARRLHTILERLLEEVSYEAPDLKTKKITIDAAYVQQKLHTIVEDEDLSKFIL; the protein is encoded by the coding sequence GTGCACGAACTAACGCCCCGGCAGATTGTTGCCGAACTGGATAAACATATTGTCGGTCAGGATGATGCCAAACGCGCCGTAGCAATCGCACTGCGAAATCGCTGGCGCTGGCAGCAGTTGCCTGATGAGCTTCGCAAGGAAATTACCCCGAAGAACATCGTGATGATCGGACCAACGGGGGTCGGGAAGACGGAAATTACCCGGCGGCTGGCTCAGCTCATTGATGCTCCCTTTATCAAAGTTGAAGCCACCAAATACACAGAGGTTGGTTATTACGGACGCGATGTCGAAAGCATGATCCGTGACCTGGTAGACTCTGCCAAGAATCTGGTGCGTGAGAAAAAACGGGTTGAGCTGGTGGATAAAGCCAAGGCTCGTGTTGAAGAACGCCTGCTCGATCTACTGATACCCCGTCCGGAATGGGAATCGTCTTTCCGCGAATCCACCGAAGAGGTCAAGGAAGAGGATTCACAGGAACGCTACGAGCGCACCCGTGACAAGTTTCGTACGATGCTCCTCCAGGGGGCCCTGGAAGAAAAAGAAGTGGAAATTTCGGTCGAGCAGAAAAACTCTCCCGTGCAGGTCTTCTCGAATATGGGCATGGACCAGATGGATGTCGACCTGCAGGGAATGTTTGAACGCATCATGCCTCAGCAGAGCAAGCATCGTAAGATGATGGTCAAAGAGGCCCGCAAGGTTCTGCTGGAACAGGAAGTGGAAGGTTTGATGGACAAGGATGCGATTGCCGAGGAAGCGGTGGATCTCGCAGAGCGGCACGGCATTGTGTTCATCGACGAAATTGACAAGATCTGTACTTCCGAAGAAGGGGGGAACCGCAGCGGTGATGTCAGTCGTCAGGGTGTGCAGCGCGATCTGCTTCCCATCGTCGAAGGAACGACCGTGCAGACGCGCAGTGGCTCGGTGAAAACAGATTACATGCTGTTTATCGCCGCGGGTGCCTTTCACCGTACCAAGCCGTCAGACCTGATGCCCGAACTGCAGGGGCGCTTTCCGATTCGCGTCGAGCTGCAGGAACTGACGCGAGAAGATTTTCTGCGGATTCTGACAGAACCGTCGAGTTCAATTACCATGCAGTATCAGGCACTGCTCAAAACAGAAGGCGTCGATGTGAAGTTCGAACAGGACGGTCTGGAAGCGCTGGCGGACATTGCTTTCCAGGTCAACCAGACGACACAGAACATCGGTGCCCGTCGCCTGCATACGATTTTGGAACGGTTACTGGAAGAGGTCAGTTATGAAGCGCCTGATTTAAAGACAAAGAAGATCACCATTGATGCCGCGTATGTGCAGCAGAAGCTGCATACGATCGTGGAAGATGAAGATCTCAGTAAGTTTATTCTGTAA
- a CDS encoding Maf family protein gives MQFQKWILGSRSPRRRELLTQLVPESAIEVVPPLNPEEAGFEGLHDLSAIKERLAEICLDKNEDVFAQLCNVDLHQALLLTSDTIVVVERQPEHFVVLGQPRNSSGWEQTVRDWFENDYAGKTHRVITGLCLRSSTGIKTEFCETLVTFHERAHVLKYLDWYLLTGESRGKAGGYAVQGAGSIFVKRIEGSLSNVVGLPLENLLLLVS, from the coding sequence ATGCAATTTCAGAAATGGATTTTGGGCTCCCGTTCTCCCCGACGCAGAGAGCTGCTGACGCAGCTGGTGCCTGAATCGGCGATCGAAGTGGTTCCACCGCTCAATCCTGAGGAGGCTGGGTTTGAGGGACTGCATGATCTGTCTGCGATTAAAGAACGGCTGGCTGAGATCTGCCTGGATAAGAATGAAGACGTATTCGCGCAGTTGTGCAACGTGGATCTGCATCAGGCTCTTTTGTTAACTTCAGATACAATCGTTGTTGTCGAACGACAACCGGAGCATTTTGTAGTTCTGGGCCAGCCTCGAAACAGTTCCGGCTGGGAGCAGACAGTACGTGACTGGTTTGAAAACGATTATGCGGGTAAGACCCATCGGGTGATTACCGGACTTTGTTTACGTTCCTCTACAGGCATCAAGACTGAATTTTGTGAGACGCTGGTTACGTTTCACGAGCGTGCGCATGTACTCAAGTATCTGGACTGGTACCTTTTGACGGGAGAATCACGAGGTAAAGCAGGGGGCTACGCGGTTCAGGGGGCTGGTAGTATCTTTGTAAAGCGAATTGAAGGCAGCCTGTCCAATGTTGTAGGATTGCCTCTGGAAAACCTGTTGCTGTTAGTCAGCTGA
- the hslV gene encoding ATP-dependent protease subunit HslV, protein MSSKDKKKWRSTTILTVRHGGKVAIGGDGQVTHGDTVMKSDTRKIRKILDGQIVCGFAGSTADAFSLLERFEVKARDYPGNMPRAATELARDWRTDRVLRKLEALIIVVNTEHSLLITGQGDVVVPSDGVIGIGSGGNYATAAARALVRHSDLSAPEIVKNSLGIASEIDIYTNNNIIVEELECTN, encoded by the coding sequence TCAACAACGATACTGACTGTCCGTCATGGCGGCAAAGTGGCGATCGGCGGCGATGGACAGGTCACGCACGGCGATACTGTTATGAAGAGTGATACCCGCAAGATCCGCAAAATTCTGGATGGCCAGATTGTGTGTGGGTTCGCCGGGTCTACTGCAGATGCCTTCTCGCTGCTGGAACGGTTTGAAGTCAAAGCCCGGGACTATCCCGGAAATATGCCCCGCGCAGCAACCGAACTTGCCCGTGACTGGCGGACCGACAGAGTCCTGCGGAAGCTGGAAGCGTTGATCATTGTGGTTAACACCGAACACAGTCTGCTGATTACCGGGCAGGGGGATGTCGTTGTTCCTTCGGATGGAGTGATTGGCATTGGTTCGGGAGGCAACTACGCGACTGCGGCTGCCCGTGCCCTGGTGAGACATTCAGATCTGTCCGCCCCGGAAATCGTCAAGAACTCGTTGGGTATCGCATCAGAAATCGATATCTATACGAATAATAATATTATCGTGGAGGAGTTGGAGTGCACGAACTAA
- a CDS encoding DUF1559 domain-containing protein has product MQPRSIRPVRRMGFTLIELLVVIAIIAILIALLLPAVQQAREAARRSTCKNNVKQLGLAFHNYHETHRSLPPGWVQRSLSASCQPSATSTGSCLPGWGWSTMLLPFLDQANLYNALNVSSGNLSVTPTDQTKTKIPLFRCPSDVGSDLNADRGGHATSNYKGIYGSRGTGSINTSPHNAAAGNGSFWSNSNTKIRDITDGTSNTLLIGETARGRVGANTYNGGIWVGYYDNGKTASCVWKTENHPGSLINGTLAWAFSSQHTGGAHFLLADGGVRFISENIDGTTYENLGKISDGNVIGEF; this is encoded by the coding sequence ATGCAGCCTCGCAGCATCCGCCCCGTCCGCCGGATGGGTTTCACCCTGATCGAACTTCTTGTCGTGATTGCCATCATTGCGATCCTGATTGCTCTACTATTGCCAGCTGTGCAGCAGGCGCGTGAAGCAGCCCGCCGCAGTACTTGTAAAAACAATGTCAAACAGCTGGGGCTTGCCTTCCATAATTACCATGAAACACATCGCAGCCTGCCTCCCGGTTGGGTTCAACGATCTCTGTCTGCCTCCTGTCAGCCTTCAGCAACCAGTACAGGTAGCTGTTTGCCCGGTTGGGGCTGGAGCACCATGCTGCTGCCATTTCTGGACCAGGCGAACCTCTACAATGCACTGAATGTGTCGTCAGGCAATCTGAGTGTGACACCCACGGACCAGACAAAAACCAAAATTCCACTGTTTCGCTGTCCCTCCGATGTCGGCAGTGATCTGAACGCAGATCGCGGCGGACACGCGACATCCAACTACAAAGGGATTTATGGTAGCCGTGGAACCGGATCAATCAACACCAGTCCACATAACGCTGCAGCCGGAAATGGTTCTTTCTGGTCCAACAGCAATACCAAAATTCGTGATATTACCGACGGCACGAGCAATACACTCCTGATTGGTGAAACCGCGCGGGGTCGCGTAGGGGCGAATACCTACAATGGTGGCATCTGGGTCGGTTACTATGACAACGGAAAAACGGCTTCCTGTGTCTGGAAAACGGAAAACCACCCTGGTTCACTAATCAACGGTACGCTGGCGTGGGCCTTCAGCAGTCAGCACACTGGTGGAGCTCATTTCCTGCTGGCCGATGGCGGGGTTCGATTTATCAGTGAAAATATTGACGGCACAACCTACGAAAACCTCGGAAAAATCAGTGACGGCAACGTCATTGGAGAATTCTGA
- a CDS encoding GEVED domain-containing protein, which produces MKSLRLNATVHSYSTVENLEDRTLLSAVNSLIDPNVYDSPADFNPDDYGIGINNSPNRGLTNQTQSQQRSQATVSEEDKQKHENDLGQVDSPSNPSQFSVNEGESIGTTGINDDIGSAQLISGLGTGMDDEFDADVTGYLSNATASTFLFPFAEDDGSITLANDLGIVSGEQVTIQNAQLGNGPHGSAGTGTGDFDFYLVSGVQAGERISVSVRDSTQFFNLDPIVAIYSSSGFQLAFDDDGGTSLDSLLEYTATLDGDYYIMVSSFYTGTPNDPFDETSGNGAGTNARAEGAYDLTVGLNVQDVDYYAVELEAGDILGANVTGAGQTLAMYGPSGGLIQQSSFYLSDIYPANTPLPGDGNAAASFVAPVAGTYYVGVTGDVGLYDLQLRVFRPELETQMVGAIQTLYIDFDGADVDPSIFDSFQISRTATMSPLSSFLGNWGLSAADEEAVIRAILATVEENFADLGLANNGDFATTMNPGDYGIQILNSFDNPGLDETNTPNLSRVIVGGTINELGIGTIGIAESIDVGNFDTTESAVVLLDLLSSTNAADPNSLNNIVRNFGSSMIDLIGVAVGNIVTHEAGHFFGLWHTLNFVAPSQIIDQGGNLANTIGLGNDNIFGTGDDIDVDFNVGPLNDFLGTQDSPNTLAFGLSTGAFYGIDYGDAPAPYPTLEADDGARHDLAGGLTLGASIDFEADGLPSLDASGDGADDDGVVFLDPNGNITNGISISDNIATVEVTVNGDGYLQGWIDFNGNGAWEASEQIFTDEFLTAGTHQLSFSVPQGVGDFVIGETFARFRFSTQTGLGVTGYAPDGEVEDYRLELTASRYGTIVFDDATYDSGDLITITVTDGDLLGAGTVDVTVTSTGGDQETVTLTEVGFGTFTGTINSSPGTLVVGDGILQVVFGETITAAYADADTGEGQPGNYLGDFVSTNLNSPRDLVFGPDGDLYVSNGFEGSDGSDHTVERFDGQTGESLGSFVIPGSGGIDVPNGLVFGPDGNLYVASSDTGQILRYDGQTGSIIGSGVFASGGGLVQPRFITFGPGSSPGIPDLYVADTGFLRDRILRYDGLTGAFIEEYVTRSEGGMGKPYGMAFDSSGNLYVASYNTNEILKFDSNGDPVPGGPFIAAGTGGLANPRGITIGPDGLLYVANGATESILRFDPNTGAFVDNYTFNATIQLPYGITFGPDDNLYVVDTDLGKVLKFAGPFGTSTARVITDTALIVASNGVDYGDAPASFPVLDAENGAKHAINNYTNLYLGAGVTAEADGQESATASLDTDDGILLNPIIAGDSSTSITIISSGTGFMDAWIDFNGDGDWDDPGEQILSSQAVVAGANSVSIAVPLGVTVGEVAARFRLSSAGGLSTTGAAADGEVEDYLVTVVPQGFTGLLPDPNRPGKSALFITGTQANDIILLSQTYQTNIVQVRLNGVNLGEFTPTGGVYVWGLGGDDQIIADDTFYNRESMFFGGLGNDYLVGGWGNDVLVGGAGNDTIEGGPDGFDILIGGLGSDFVRGHNEALYTNYGQNGDILIGGATVYDNGLTQLFAIYQEWISADPFGDRVASISTRVDNASLGVNNVRLDDTTVFDDGELDQLYGAVARGDDWFLLDLGYDINNAGAHDIRQ; this is translated from the coding sequence TTGAAGAGTCTACGACTGAACGCAACAGTCCACTCCTATTCGACCGTAGAAAATCTGGAAGACAGAACACTCCTGTCGGCTGTTAATTCACTCATCGATCCTAACGTCTATGATTCGCCGGCCGATTTCAATCCTGATGATTACGGTATCGGAATCAACAACTCACCCAACCGGGGTTTGACCAACCAGACGCAGTCGCAACAGCGATCACAGGCCACCGTTTCTGAAGAAGACAAGCAGAAACATGAGAATGACCTGGGCCAGGTAGACTCCCCCAGCAATCCCTCTCAGTTTTCCGTCAATGAAGGCGAGAGTATCGGCACGACAGGAATCAATGATGATATTGGTTCAGCCCAGCTGATTTCTGGACTGGGAACAGGCATGGATGACGAGTTTGATGCTGACGTCACTGGCTACCTTTCCAACGCAACCGCAAGTACATTCCTGTTCCCCTTTGCCGAAGATGATGGTTCCATTACGCTGGCGAATGATCTGGGAATCGTTTCCGGAGAACAGGTGACAATTCAAAATGCCCAGCTGGGCAACGGGCCGCACGGTAGTGCGGGAACCGGAACGGGTGACTTCGACTTCTACCTGGTCAGTGGTGTCCAGGCAGGGGAACGAATCTCGGTCTCTGTTCGTGACTCCACTCAATTCTTCAACCTGGACCCGATTGTCGCGATCTACTCCAGTTCGGGATTCCAGCTTGCCTTCGATGACGATGGTGGTACATCCTTAGACAGTTTGCTGGAATACACGGCCACACTCGATGGTGATTACTACATCATGGTCTCCAGTTTCTACACCGGTACTCCGAATGATCCATTCGATGAAACCAGTGGAAATGGTGCAGGAACCAACGCGCGGGCCGAAGGGGCTTACGACCTCACAGTCGGCCTGAACGTACAGGATGTGGATTACTATGCCGTTGAACTGGAAGCAGGCGACATTCTGGGAGCAAATGTGACAGGCGCAGGCCAGACGCTTGCCATGTATGGCCCCAGCGGTGGTTTGATTCAGCAGTCGTCTTTCTACCTGTCAGACATTTACCCAGCCAACACACCACTGCCCGGTGATGGTAACGCTGCAGCTTCCTTTGTTGCTCCAGTTGCCGGAACTTATTACGTGGGAGTAACGGGAGATGTCGGACTCTATGACCTCCAGTTACGCGTTTTCCGTCCCGAACTGGAAACCCAGATGGTGGGTGCCATCCAGACGCTGTACATCGACTTTGATGGGGCAGACGTCGATCCATCCATCTTTGACAGCTTCCAGATTTCACGCACAGCCACCATGTCCCCCTTGAGCTCCTTCCTGGGCAACTGGGGGCTTTCCGCTGCTGATGAAGAGGCGGTCATCCGGGCGATTCTGGCAACCGTCGAAGAAAACTTTGCCGATCTGGGACTGGCCAACAACGGTGATTTCGCCACGACCATGAATCCCGGTGATTACGGTATTCAGATTTTGAACAGTTTCGATAACCCGGGTCTCGACGAAACCAACACCCCGAATCTCAGCCGCGTGATTGTCGGGGGAACGATCAACGAACTGGGCATAGGTACCATCGGTATCGCTGAGTCGATCGATGTTGGTAACTTTGATACTACTGAATCGGCTGTGGTGCTCCTGGACCTGCTCAGCAGCACCAACGCGGCAGATCCCAACTCGTTGAACAATATCGTCCGCAACTTCGGATCCAGCATGATCGATCTGATCGGAGTCGCTGTCGGAAATATCGTGACTCATGAAGCCGGCCACTTCTTTGGTCTGTGGCACACCTTGAATTTTGTTGCTCCGTCACAAATCATCGACCAGGGTGGTAATCTCGCTAACACAATTGGACTTGGCAACGACAATATCTTCGGCACTGGTGACGATATCGATGTCGATTTCAATGTCGGTCCGCTGAATGACTTCCTGGGAACCCAGGACAGCCCCAATACACTGGCCTTTGGCCTGTCTACAGGAGCGTTCTACGGAATTGATTACGGCGATGCTCCTGCCCCCTACCCCACACTGGAAGCAGACGATGGTGCTCGCCATGACCTCGCAGGCGGCTTAACACTGGGTGCATCAATCGATTTCGAAGCTGATGGACTTCCCAGCCTGGATGCTTCCGGTGACGGTGCAGACGATGATGGCGTGGTCTTCCTCGATCCCAATGGAAATATCACCAACGGCATTTCCATCAGCGATAACATTGCCACTGTCGAAGTAACCGTCAACGGTGATGGTTATCTCCAGGGCTGGATCGACTTCAATGGCAACGGTGCCTGGGAAGCCAGCGAGCAGATCTTCACAGACGAGTTCCTCACTGCAGGCACCCACCAGTTGTCCTTCAGTGTCCCTCAGGGCGTGGGTGATTTCGTGATTGGCGAAACATTCGCACGCTTCCGCTTCAGTACACAGACCGGACTGGGTGTAACTGGTTATGCTCCTGACGGGGAAGTCGAAGACTATCGACTCGAACTGACGGCTTCCCGTTACGGAACGATCGTCTTTGATGACGCTACCTACGACTCAGGTGATCTGATCACAATTACTGTCACCGATGGCGATCTGCTGGGAGCAGGTACAGTCGATGTGACTGTGACATCAACCGGCGGTGACCAGGAAACCGTCACTTTGACGGAAGTCGGTTTCGGAACCTTCACAGGCACGATCAACTCTTCACCGGGAACACTGGTTGTCGGTGACGGTATTCTGCAGGTCGTCTTTGGTGAAACTATCACCGCGGCTTATGCTGACGCTGATACCGGAGAAGGTCAACCGGGTAACTACCTGGGTGACTTCGTCTCGACTAACCTGAACAGTCCGCGTGACCTGGTCTTCGGCCCCGACGGCGATCTATACGTCAGTAACGGCTTTGAAGGCTCAGACGGATCCGATCATACGGTCGAGCGGTTCGATGGCCAGACAGGTGAGTCCCTCGGCTCCTTTGTGATCCCCGGCTCAGGTGGCATCGACGTTCCCAACGGTCTGGTATTCGGACCGGATGGCAACCTCTATGTCGCCAGTTCAGATACAGGACAGATTCTTCGATATGATGGCCAGACAGGTTCGATCATCGGATCAGGCGTCTTCGCCTCTGGTGGTGGTCTGGTTCAACCCCGCTTCATTACCTTCGGTCCTGGTTCCTCACCTGGTATCCCCGACCTCTATGTAGCGGATACAGGCTTCCTGCGTGATCGCATTTTACGCTATGATGGCCTGACGGGCGCATTCATCGAAGAATACGTTACCCGTAGTGAAGGTGGCATGGGCAAACCCTATGGCATGGCCTTCGACAGCAGCGGAAATCTGTATGTCGCCAGTTACAATACCAACGAAATTCTGAAGTTTGACTCTAATGGAGATCCGGTTCCCGGCGGCCCCTTCATTGCTGCTGGAACAGGTGGGCTCGCAAATCCGCGCGGGATCACAATTGGTCCGGACGGACTCCTGTATGTCGCCAATGGTGCTACCGAAAGCATTCTGCGATTTGATCCCAACACGGGTGCATTCGTTGATAATTATACCTTCAACGCCACCATCCAGTTGCCTTATGGCATCACCTTCGGACCGGATGACAACCTGTATGTTGTTGATACCGACCTGGGTAAAGTCCTGAAATTCGCCGGTCCCTTCGGTACCTCAACAGCCCGTGTGATTACGGACACCGCCCTGATTGTTGCCAGCAACGGCGTCGATTACGGTGATGCTCCCGCTTCATTCCCGGTACTCGATGCCGAAAATGGCGCCAAGCATGCAATCAATAACTACACGAACCTCTATCTCGGTGCCGGAGTCACTGCAGAAGCCGATGGACAGGAATCCGCGACAGCGAGCCTGGACACTGATGACGGCATTCTGCTCAACCCGATTATCGCCGGTGATAGTTCCACATCGATCACCATCATCTCATCCGGAACAGGCTTTATGGATGCCTGGATCGACTTCAATGGGGATGGCGACTGGGACGATCCTGGTGAGCAGATTCTCTCCAGCCAGGCTGTTGTTGCTGGTGCTAATTCTGTTTCCATTGCAGTCCCTCTGGGTGTGACTGTCGGTGAAGTTGCAGCCCGCTTCCGCTTAAGTTCGGCTGGTGGATTATCGACCACGGGTGCAGCAGCGGACGGGGAAGTTGAAGACTACCTGGTCACGGTCGTGCCGCAAGGTTTCACCGGTCTGCTGCCCGATCCGAACCGACCTGGAAAGTCAGCTCTGTTCATTACAGGTACTCAGGCAAATGATATCATTCTGCTCTCACAGACCTACCAGACCAATATCGTTCAGGTTCGCCTGAATGGCGTCAACCTGGGTGAGTTCACTCCCACGGGTGGCGTTTATGTCTGGGGCCTGGGCGGAGATGACCAGATTATCGCCGATGACACCTTCTATAACCGCGAATCCATGTTCTTCGGCGGACTGGGTAACGACTACCTCGTCGGCGGCTGGGGCAACGATGTCCTGGTCGGTGGTGCAGGGAACGATACCATTGAAGGTGGTCCTGACGGCTTTGACATTCTGATCGGTGGTCTTGGTTCCGACTTTGTCCGAGGACATAACGAAGCTCTCTACACCAACTACGGTCAGAATGGTGACATCCTGATTGGTGGAGCAACGGTCTATGACAATGGCCTGACACAACTGTTTGCGATCTACCAGGAATGGATCTCTGCCGATCCGTTTGGAGACCGGGTTGCCAGCATCAGTACTCGCGTTGATAACGCATCCCTGGGCGTAAATAACGTTCGCCTGGATGATACAACTGTCTTTGACGACGGAGAACTGGATCAGCTCTACGGTGCCGTGGCCCGTGGTGATGACTGGTTCCTGCTCGATCTCGGCTACGATATCAACAACGCCGGTGCTCACGATATCCGACAGTAA